A single genomic interval of Carassius auratus strain Wakin chromosome 30, ASM336829v1, whole genome shotgun sequence harbors:
- the glipr2 gene encoding GLI pathogenesis-related 2 isoform X2 produces MAGNSFEAEFLQTHNAYRKQHGAPPLTINKNLSRTAQAWAEHLLSIRTLKHSNKDYGENLYYAWSSATKKLIGHEAVESWYSEIKDYNFSRPGFSSETGHFTQVVWKDTKEVGIGLATDGNATFVVGQYLPAGNITNPGYFEKNVLPAGAKVDSKSTGTTDKVGQVHGGTYSNKAPSVQRSTEKAPPGVRGEHQVQSSLKGSSFEAEFLQTHNAYRKQHGAPPLTINKNLCRSAQEWAKHLLSIRTLMHSTGDYGENVYYAWSSANKKLTGREAVESWYSEIKDYNFSRPGFTSQTGHFTQVVWKDTNEVGVGLATDGNTTFVVGQYLPAGNISNAGYFERNVLPVGSKVDFKPTPSADRVGQALAALSIKSNQSPSSPQNSGPAPRKSQCPQSSSSQGENLSQFRQSLLEAQNDYRRQHGARPLSLCSVLSKEAQDWAAHLISINALKNSSKGYGETMSYKWTSTMVPPTGKEVAESWYQENVKYNFANPGFQNGTGNFTQMIWKSTEQVGVGLASDGKGKFITVAFYKPPGNITNPGYFSDNVKPAGR; encoded by the exons ATGGCGG GCAACAGCTTTGAAGCTGAGTTTCTACAGACTCACAATGCATATCGCAAACAGCATGGAGCGCCGCCCCTCACCATAAACAAAAACCTGTCCCGCACCGCACAGGCATGGGCAGAGCATCTGCTGTCAATCAGGACCCTCAAACACAGCAACAAGGACTACGGGGAAAATCTGTATTATGCTTGGAGTTCAGCTACCAAAAAACTCATAG GGCATGAAGCAGTGGAAAGCTGGTACAGTGAAATTAAAGATTACAACTTCAGCAGGCCTGGATTTAGCTCCGAAACAG GTCACTTCACACAGGTGGTGTGGAAGGACACTAAGGAGGTGGGCATTGGACTGGCCACTGACGGCAACGCAACATTTGTGGTGGGTCAGTACCTCCCAGCAGGAAACATCACAAATcctggttattttgaaaaaaatgtcttACCGGCAGGTGCCAAAGTAGATTCAAAGTCCACTGGCACAA CTGACAAAGTGGGGCAAGTGCATGGTGGCACTTATTCAAACAAAGCACCTTCAGTTCAGCGCAGTACTGAAAAAGCACCACCAGGGGTTCGAGGAGAGCATCAAGTTCAAAGCAGCTTAAAGG GCAGCAGCTTTGAAGCCGAGTTCCTGCAAACTCACAATGCATATCGCAAACAGCATGGAGCACCGCCCCTCACCATTAACAAAAACCTGTGCCGCTCTGCACAGGAGTGGGCCAAACACCTGCTGTCAATCAGGACCCTCATGCATAGCACTGGAGATTATGGAGAGAATGTGTATTATGCTTGGAGCTCAGCTAACAAAAAACTCACAG GACGTGAGGCAGTGGAAAGCTGGTACAGTGAAATTAAAGACTACAACTTCAGCAGGCCTGGATTCACCTCCCAAACAG GTCACTTCACACAGGTGGTGTGGAAGGACACGAATGAGGTGGGGGTTGGACTGGCCACTGATGGGAACACAACTTTTGTAGTCGGGCAGTACCTCCCAGCAGGAAACATCAGCAATGCTGGATATTTTGAAAGAAACGTCCTACCAGTAGGCTCCAAAGTAGACTTCAAACCCACCCCATCTG CTGACAGAGTTGGACAAGCACTTGCAGCTCTGAGCATCAAATCAAACCAATCACCTTCATCTCCTCAAAATTCTGGACCAGCTCCACGTAAGAGTCAGTGTCCACAGAGCAGCAGTTCACAAG GTGAGAACTTGTCCCAGTTTCGTCAGTCTCTCCTTGAAGCTCAAAATGATTACAGACGGCAACACGGAGCACGGCCTCTGTCACTATGCTCTGTCCTCAGTAAAGAGGCCCAGGATTGGGCAGCACATCTGATTAGCATTAATGCCCTTAAGAACAGCAGCAAAGGTTATGGAGAGACTATGTCATACAAGTGGACGTCCACCATGGTGCCTCCAACAG GAAAAGAAGTGGCTGAATCATGGTACCAGGAAAATGTGAAGTACAACTTTGCAAACCCTGGCTTTCAGAATGGAACTG GTAACTTCACCCAGATGATCTGGAAGTCTACAGAGCAGGTTGGGGTCGGCCTAGCATCGGATGGAAAGGGCAAATTTATCACTGTGGCCTTTTACAAACCTCCTGGCAACATTACCAACCCTGGCTACTTCAGTGATAATGTCAAACCTGCTGGGAGGTGA
- the glipr2 gene encoding GLI pathogenesis-related 2 isoform X1, with protein MAGNSFEAEFLQTHNAYRKQHGAPPLTINKNLSRTAQAWAEHLLSIRTLKHSNKDYGENLYYAWSSATKKLIGHEAVESWYSEIKDYNFSRPGFSSETGHFTQVVWKDTKEVGIGLATDGNATFVVGQYLPAGNITNPGYFEKNVLPAGAKVDSKSTGTTDKVGQVHGGTYSNKAPSVQRSTEKAPPGVRGEHQVQSSLKAGSSFEAEFLQTHNAYRKQHGAPPLTINKNLCRSAQEWAKHLLSIRTLMHSTGDYGENVYYAWSSANKKLTGREAVESWYSEIKDYNFSRPGFTSQTGHFTQVVWKDTNEVGVGLATDGNTTFVVGQYLPAGNISNAGYFERNVLPVGSKVDFKPTPSADRVGQALAALSIKSNQSPSSPQNSGPAPRKSQCPQSSSSQGENLSQFRQSLLEAQNDYRRQHGARPLSLCSVLSKEAQDWAAHLISINALKNSSKGYGETMSYKWTSTMVPPTGKEVAESWYQENVKYNFANPGFQNGTGNFTQMIWKSTEQVGVGLASDGKGKFITVAFYKPPGNITNPGYFSDNVKPAGR; from the exons ATGGCGG GCAACAGCTTTGAAGCTGAGTTTCTACAGACTCACAATGCATATCGCAAACAGCATGGAGCGCCGCCCCTCACCATAAACAAAAACCTGTCCCGCACCGCACAGGCATGGGCAGAGCATCTGCTGTCAATCAGGACCCTCAAACACAGCAACAAGGACTACGGGGAAAATCTGTATTATGCTTGGAGTTCAGCTACCAAAAAACTCATAG GGCATGAAGCAGTGGAAAGCTGGTACAGTGAAATTAAAGATTACAACTTCAGCAGGCCTGGATTTAGCTCCGAAACAG GTCACTTCACACAGGTGGTGTGGAAGGACACTAAGGAGGTGGGCATTGGACTGGCCACTGACGGCAACGCAACATTTGTGGTGGGTCAGTACCTCCCAGCAGGAAACATCACAAATcctggttattttgaaaaaaatgtcttACCGGCAGGTGCCAAAGTAGATTCAAAGTCCACTGGCACAA CTGACAAAGTGGGGCAAGTGCATGGTGGCACTTATTCAAACAAAGCACCTTCAGTTCAGCGCAGTACTGAAAAAGCACCACCAGGGGTTCGAGGAGAGCATCAAGTTCAAAGCAGCTTAAAGG CAGGCAGCAGCTTTGAAGCCGAGTTCCTGCAAACTCACAATGCATATCGCAAACAGCATGGAGCACCGCCCCTCACCATTAACAAAAACCTGTGCCGCTCTGCACAGGAGTGGGCCAAACACCTGCTGTCAATCAGGACCCTCATGCATAGCACTGGAGATTATGGAGAGAATGTGTATTATGCTTGGAGCTCAGCTAACAAAAAACTCACAG GACGTGAGGCAGTGGAAAGCTGGTACAGTGAAATTAAAGACTACAACTTCAGCAGGCCTGGATTCACCTCCCAAACAG GTCACTTCACACAGGTGGTGTGGAAGGACACGAATGAGGTGGGGGTTGGACTGGCCACTGATGGGAACACAACTTTTGTAGTCGGGCAGTACCTCCCAGCAGGAAACATCAGCAATGCTGGATATTTTGAAAGAAACGTCCTACCAGTAGGCTCCAAAGTAGACTTCAAACCCACCCCATCTG CTGACAGAGTTGGACAAGCACTTGCAGCTCTGAGCATCAAATCAAACCAATCACCTTCATCTCCTCAAAATTCTGGACCAGCTCCACGTAAGAGTCAGTGTCCACAGAGCAGCAGTTCACAAG GTGAGAACTTGTCCCAGTTTCGTCAGTCTCTCCTTGAAGCTCAAAATGATTACAGACGGCAACACGGAGCACGGCCTCTGTCACTATGCTCTGTCCTCAGTAAAGAGGCCCAGGATTGGGCAGCACATCTGATTAGCATTAATGCCCTTAAGAACAGCAGCAAAGGTTATGGAGAGACTATGTCATACAAGTGGACGTCCACCATGGTGCCTCCAACAG GAAAAGAAGTGGCTGAATCATGGTACCAGGAAAATGTGAAGTACAACTTTGCAAACCCTGGCTTTCAGAATGGAACTG GTAACTTCACCCAGATGATCTGGAAGTCTACAGAGCAGGTTGGGGTCGGCCTAGCATCGGATGGAAAGGGCAAATTTATCACTGTGGCCTTTTACAAACCTCCTGGCAACATTACCAACCCTGGCTACTTCAGTGATAATGTCAAACCTGCTGGGAGGTGA